The following coding sequences are from one Roseburia hominis A2-183 window:
- a CDS encoding ABC transporter substrate-binding protein, protein MKKRVLSMLLVASMTGALLAGCGSGETASTDASADAAADTNTAAAGTETAADAAATDGEAVTLKWAIWDQETTPYWNALKEAYEAANPNVTIEMVDLGSTDYMTVLATELSGSGSDFDVVTIKDVPGYATLVQKNTLESLDDYITDAGINLADFNGITDQVTVDGSLYELPFRSDYWLIYYNKDVFDAAGIAYPSNDMTMEDYDALARQLTDTTYGSQVYGCHYHTWRSAVELFGILDGKHSILDGNYDWMIPYYDMILSEEDDGVCQTYTDLSTEGLHYSAAFSNGNVAMMNMGSWFISTLISNLDSGEYDSSLCGNWGIASYPHPDGAEAGSTIATITGLAVTSASANKDAAFDFVNWVSGTEGAKVMASTGNFPAIMTDDVINTIAGMAGFPTDEGSKEALNITNAYLEVPYAENVSEINSILDTYHTSIMNREVTVEEGVASMNEQVGKILNQ, encoded by the coding sequence ATGAAAAAAAGAGTATTGAGCATGCTTCTTGTAGCAAGCATGACAGGGGCGTTACTTGCAGGTTGTGGCTCTGGGGAAACAGCTTCAACGGATGCATCAGCAGATGCGGCAGCAGACACAAACACCGCTGCGGCAGGCACTGAGACAGCAGCAGATGCGGCTGCGACAGATGGAGAGGCAGTCACTCTCAAATGGGCAATCTGGGATCAGGAGACCACTCCTTACTGGAACGCACTCAAGGAGGCATATGAGGCTGCAAATCCAAACGTCACCATTGAGATGGTAGACCTTGGATCAACCGATTACATGACTGTCCTTGCAACGGAGTTATCCGGAAGCGGATCGGACTTCGATGTGGTTACGATCAAGGATGTACCGGGTTACGCAACGCTGGTTCAGAAGAACACGCTGGAGTCCCTGGATGATTACATCACAGATGCAGGAATTAACCTCGCAGACTTCAACGGAATCACAGATCAGGTAACAGTAGATGGAAGCTTATATGAACTTCCGTTCAGAAGCGATTACTGGCTGATCTACTACAACAAAGATGTATTTGATGCAGCAGGCATTGCTTATCCGTCCAACGATATGACGATGGAAGATTACGATGCACTGGCAAGACAGCTGACAGATACCACCTACGGTTCCCAGGTATACGGATGCCATTATCACACATGGAGATCCGCAGTCGAACTGTTCGGAATCCTGGATGGAAAACACTCTATCCTGGACGGCAATTACGACTGGATGATTCCGTACTATGACATGATCTTAAGTGAAGAGGATGACGGTGTATGCCAGACCTACACAGACTTAAGCACAGAAGGTCTTCACTACTCCGCAGCATTCTCCAACGGAAATGTTGCTATGATGAACATGGGTTCCTGGTTCATCTCCACATTGATCTCCAATCTTGACAGCGGTGAGTACGACAGCTCTCTCTGCGGCAACTGGGGTATCGCAAGCTATCCGCATCCGGACGGAGCAGAGGCAGGCAGCACGATCGCTACGATCACAGGTCTTGCAGTGACAAGCGCTTCCGCAAACAAGGACGCAGCATTTGATTTCGTAAACTGGGTATCCGGTACAGAGGGCGCAAAGGTAATGGCTTCCACCGGTAACTTCCCGGCAATTATGACGGACGATGTCATCAACACAATCGCCGGCATGGCAGGATTCCCGACAGACGAGGGCAGCAAGGAAGCATTAAATATCACAAATGCATACCTTGAGGTACCGTATGCTGAGAACGTATCAGAGATCAACAGTATCCTCGACACCTACCACACTTCCATCATGAACCGTGAAGTGACCGTAGAAGAGGGTGTAGCATCCATGAATGAGCAGGTTGGAAAGATTCTGAACCAGTAA
- a CDS encoding carbohydrate ABC transporter permease, which translates to MDKKKAAKLEQMEAEMARLWEQSQNETDNKKKQKLIQNRNKLQWKAAAMRSGRKLSKQTRDDLVAYSFIAPNFIGFAVFTLIPIIFAFILAFTEWDGNNPIQFVGLSNFLKLPSDTFFTASLKNTIIYCVGTVPLTMVVSLALAIVLNQKVKGRGFFRTVSFFPYVASLVAITTVWSMIFHPTKGPVNYLLMTICGIEQKNLPNWFSGNLIMLTLILFSVWKYMGYYMVIYLAGLQGISSELYEAGSLDGATTWQKFKYITWPQLRSTTFFVVVMLTINCFKVYDIAIMLAGGSQGKLSNSASVLVYYIYENAFDYWKLGYASAVAMVLFVLVLAVTIIQFAYEKKLED; encoded by the coding sequence ATGGATAAGAAGAAAGCAGCAAAATTAGAGCAGATGGAAGCCGAAATGGCAAGACTGTGGGAACAAAGTCAGAACGAAACTGATAACAAGAAAAAACAGAAACTGATTCAAAACAGAAACAAACTGCAGTGGAAGGCTGCTGCAATGCGAAGCGGCCGCAAACTGTCAAAGCAGACCAGAGACGATCTGGTTGCCTATTCTTTCATTGCGCCGAACTTCATCGGATTCGCCGTATTTACATTGATCCCGATCATATTTGCCTTTATTCTGGCATTTACGGAATGGGATGGAAACAACCCGATTCAGTTTGTCGGACTTTCCAATTTCTTGAAACTGCCGTCGGATACTTTTTTCACGGCATCCTTAAAAAACACGATTATCTACTGTGTCGGCACGGTACCGCTTACCATGGTTGTGTCGCTGGCACTGGCAATTGTCTTAAACCAGAAGGTGAAGGGAAGAGGTTTTTTTAGAACGGTATCGTTCTTCCCGTATGTAGCATCCCTCGTTGCCATCACAACGGTATGGTCCATGATTTTTCATCCGACCAAGGGACCGGTGAATTATCTTTTGATGACAATCTGCGGGATCGAGCAGAAGAATCTGCCGAACTGGTTTAGCGGAAATCTGATTATGCTGACACTTATTTTATTCAGTGTCTGGAAATATATGGGTTACTACATGGTAATCTACCTTGCGGGACTGCAGGGAATCTCGTCGGAATTATACGAGGCGGGAAGCCTCGACGGGGCGACGACCTGGCAGAAATTTAAATATATCACCTGGCCGCAGCTGCGATCCACCACCTTTTTCGTTGTCGTGATGCTGACGATCAACTGCTTTAAGGTGTACGACATCGCCATCATGCTGGCAGGCGGAAGCCAGGGCAAGTTAAGCAACTCCGCATCCGTACTTGTTTACTACATTTACGAAAATGCATTCGACTACTGGAAACTCGGTTATGCGAGTGCGGTCGCAATGGTACTGTTTGTACTGGTACTTGCTGTAACGATTATACAGTTTGCATATGAGAAGAAGTTAGAGGACTAG
- a CDS encoding carbohydrate ABC transporter permease: MREIMTKQKKETSMKRNNLIKKFFLYLILLIITAAMLIPFIWMLSASIKTDREVFQMTPFVLIPETPRWSNYVDIWTKIPFGTFVKNTVFLTIVVTALQLLTSSFAAYSFAKLEFKHKNVLFMAYIATIAMPWQVYMVPQFIMMRKMGLNDKLLAMICLQAFSAFGVFMMRQFYDGIPNELCEAARVDGMSEYKIYSHIMLPLSKPALSTLTIFTFVATWNDYLGPLIYLKSQEKKTIQLGLKMFIGQYSSQYGLIMAGSVLSLIPVLIVFICLQRYFVEGIASTGLKG; encoded by the coding sequence ATGAGAGAGATAATGACAAAGCAGAAAAAAGAAACATCGATGAAACGAAACAATCTGATCAAGAAGTTCTTCCTGTATCTGATTTTACTGATTATCACGGCGGCAATGTTGATCCCGTTTATCTGGATGCTGTCCGCTTCCATTAAGACAGACCGTGAAGTATTCCAGATGACGCCGTTTGTTCTGATTCCGGAGACACCGCGCTGGAGCAATTACGTGGATATCTGGACGAAGATTCCGTTTGGCACGTTCGTGAAGAACACCGTGTTCCTCACAATCGTGGTGACCGCCTTACAGCTTTTGACAAGCAGCTTTGCAGCATACTCTTTTGCAAAACTGGAGTTCAAGCATAAGAATGTACTGTTCATGGCATACATTGCGACCATCGCTATGCCGTGGCAGGTATACATGGTTCCGCAGTTTATCATGATGCGTAAGATGGGATTGAACGATAAGCTGCTCGCAATGATCTGTCTGCAGGCATTTTCCGCATTCGGCGTGTTCATGATGAGACAGTTCTATGACGGTATTCCGAACGAACTGTGTGAGGCGGCGAGAGTCGACGGCATGAGTGAATACAAAATTTATTCGCACATCATGCTTCCGCTGTCAAAACCGGCGCTGTCCACGCTGACAATCTTCACTTTCGTGGCAACGTGGAATGACTACCTCGGACCATTGATTTACTTAAAATCCCAGGAGAAGAAGACCATTCAGTTAGGTCTCAAAATGTTCATCGGTCAGTATTCCTCCCAGTACGGACTGATTATGGCAGGCTCGGTACTTTCCCTGATTCCGGTACTCATCGTATTTATCTGTCTGCAGAGATACTTTGTAGAGGGAATTGCATCTACCGGTTTAAAGGGCTAA
- a CDS encoding glycoside hydrolase family 88 protein, giving the protein MRYEEKPQITEQEIREAMDFSTAQVKRNLPEFTTKFQKAYSENGFYAPTDNVDWTTGFWTGEIWLSYEDTGKDIYKKAGEIQIDSFLNRIENKIEVDHHDMGFLYSPSCVAGYKLTGNETGRKAAILAADQLIRRFHPVGNFIQAWGAMDAPENYRLIIDCLLNLPLLYWASEETGDPKYRDIAEKHIHTAVANVIREDHSTWHTFFFDMKTGAPDHGATCQGYRDGSAWARGQAWGIYGMALAYKYTEREEYIQKFRDVTDFFLAHLPKDMVPFWDLEFTDGDDQPRDSSSASIAACGMLEMAKYLKPDEAEAYRATAKRLMKALYDGYAVKDPKESNGLVLHSTYSNHSPYNTCNHYGVDECNIWGDYFYMEALMRLKKDWNPYW; this is encoded by the coding sequence ATGCGATACGAAGAAAAACCGCAGATCACAGAGCAGGAGATCAGAGAGGCGATGGATTTCTCCACGGCGCAGGTAAAGCGCAATCTGCCGGAGTTCACGACGAAGTTCCAGAAGGCTTACAGCGAGAACGGGTTTTACGCGCCGACGGACAATGTGGACTGGACGACGGGATTCTGGACGGGCGAGATCTGGCTGTCCTACGAGGATACCGGGAAAGACATCTATAAAAAAGCCGGTGAAATCCAGATTGACAGCTTTTTGAACCGCATTGAAAACAAGATCGAAGTCGATCACCACGATATGGGATTTTTGTATTCGCCGTCCTGCGTGGCGGGCTATAAACTGACCGGGAATGAGACGGGAAGAAAGGCAGCCATACTGGCAGCCGATCAGCTCATCCGCAGATTTCACCCGGTGGGCAATTTTATACAGGCGTGGGGTGCGATGGATGCACCGGAAAACTACCGGCTGATCATCGACTGTCTTTTAAATCTGCCGCTGCTCTACTGGGCGTCGGAGGAGACCGGCGATCCGAAGTATCGGGACATTGCGGAGAAGCATATTCACACGGCGGTCGCCAATGTGATCCGTGAGGATCATTCCACCTGGCACACCTTTTTCTTCGATATGAAGACGGGGGCACCGGATCACGGAGCCACCTGTCAGGGATACCGCGACGGTTCGGCGTGGGCGAGAGGCCAGGCATGGGGCATCTACGGGATGGCGCTCGCCTACAAGTACACGGAAAGGGAAGAATACATTCAGAAGTTCCGGGATGTCACGGACTTTTTCCTGGCGCATCTGCCCAAGGATATGGTGCCGTTCTGGGATCTGGAGTTCACGGACGGGGACGATCAGCCGAGAGATTCCTCCTCGGCGTCGATCGCAGCATGCGGAATGCTTGAGATGGCAAAATATCTAAAGCCGGACGAGGCAGAAGCTTACCGTGCAACGGCAAAACGGTTGATGAAGGCGTTGTACGACGGATACGCGGTGAAAGATCCAAAAGAGTCGAACGGGTTGGTGTTACACAGCACCTATTCCAACCACTCTCCGTATAATACCTGCAATCATTACGGGGTGGACGAGTGCAATATCTGGGGAGACTATTTTTACATGGAAGCGCTCATGCGGCTGAAAAAAGACTGGAATCCGTATTGGTAA
- a CDS encoding heparinase II/III family protein: MKREAFFDRDASHYYCEDGKAVGAYCREQFPEDVAQTLAVADGVCRKYFLFNSKWDLEQTDEPVQFDGAIDWTYMPADDPEFVWQFNRHRFFMTLGQAYQMTGDEKYARAFMEIAEDWIDHVPLNEKYAAGPWRSLDTGFRGEYWSKAIWLFHDSPTLTEAFLQKYYDSMILQAEHIMECHSAYRYMSNWGVIENHGLFEIGVCLPQSEKTKQFIAFAVKNLEVQVRMQIMPDGVHWEQSPMYHNEVLHCLLDVILLAKRNGIALPDVILRQTEKMAMADVAWLKPDHHIVMMGDSDDVDVRDRISVAAYLFLNPVLRFGGFDRLDYESIWDLGMKAGEEYAVMERRKPDFTSLFLEHSGNTYFRSDWSERANFLHLHSGTMGAGHGHSDKLHIDLVVNGEDVLMDGGRYTYVSGPKRFSYKDPSGHNTITVDDLPFTVCKDSWECSKLSQPVKENFRCTKLAEFAQAGQLGYMDLPGGVYVNRKVVYIKPDLYILVDEMYTGDCHTYQQYFHFNNHGAVTLTAPGEKKFPCVAYRGKMAEADFYFVSAQVKAELKRGHIARHYNVEEENTVCKVTKPGDGFTSLITVIDAHPGRPLSIEKLPVRSALKQTDYPETMAEALKITTGEKEYVVILCHQEVNSPTDLVEADGCMGYGNVIVFDKAEDVLVGDVLNW, encoded by the coding sequence ATGAAAAGAGAAGCATTTTTTGACAGGGATGCATCACACTATTACTGTGAGGATGGAAAAGCGGTCGGGGCGTACTGCAGGGAGCAATTTCCAGAAGATGTCGCGCAGACGCTTGCGGTGGCGGACGGTGTGTGCCGGAAATATTTTCTGTTCAACTCCAAGTGGGATCTGGAGCAGACCGACGAGCCGGTACAGTTTGACGGAGCGATCGACTGGACGTATATGCCGGCAGACGATCCGGAATTTGTCTGGCAGTTCAACAGACACCGCTTTTTCATGACGCTCGGTCAGGCGTATCAGATGACCGGGGATGAGAAATATGCGAGAGCGTTTATGGAGATTGCGGAGGACTGGATCGATCATGTCCCGCTGAACGAGAAGTATGCGGCGGGACCGTGGAGAAGTCTAGACACCGGCTTTCGCGGGGAATACTGGAGCAAGGCGATCTGGCTGTTTCATGACAGCCCGACGCTCACGGAAGCGTTTTTACAGAAATATTATGACAGCATGATCCTGCAGGCGGAACACATCATGGAATGTCATTCCGCTTACCGCTATATGAGTAACTGGGGCGTCATTGAGAATCACGGGCTGTTTGAGATCGGCGTGTGTCTCCCGCAGAGCGAGAAGACAAAGCAGTTTATCGCGTTTGCCGTGAAGAATCTTGAGGTGCAGGTGCGGATGCAGATCATGCCGGACGGCGTGCACTGGGAGCAGTCGCCGATGTATCACAACGAGGTGCTGCACTGCCTGTTAGACGTGATCCTTCTGGCAAAGCGGAACGGCATTGCACTGCCGGACGTGATCCTGCGCCAGACGGAGAAGATGGCAATGGCGGATGTCGCGTGGTTAAAGCCGGATCACCACATCGTGATGATGGGGGACAGCGACGACGTGGATGTGCGGGACCGCATCAGCGTGGCGGCGTATCTGTTTTTAAATCCGGTGCTGCGGTTTGGCGGATTCGACCGTCTTGATTATGAAAGTATCTGGGATCTCGGCATGAAAGCCGGGGAAGAATATGCGGTGATGGAGCGCAGAAAACCGGACTTTACATCGCTGTTTCTGGAACACAGCGGGAACACTTATTTCCGGTCGGACTGGTCAGAACGCGCCAATTTCCTGCATCTGCATTCCGGGACGATGGGAGCGGGGCACGGACATTCCGATAAGCTGCACATCGACCTGGTTGTAAACGGCGAGGATGTGCTGATGGACGGTGGTAGATATACCTACGTTTCAGGACCAAAGCGTTTTTCGTACAAGGATCCGTCAGGACACAATACGATCACGGTGGATGATCTGCCGTTTACCGTCTGCAAGGATTCCTGGGAGTGCTCGAAGCTTTCCCAGCCGGTCAAAGAGAATTTCCGGTGCACAAAGCTGGCGGAATTTGCACAGGCGGGGCAGCTCGGCTACATGGATCTTCCGGGCGGCGTCTATGTGAACCGGAAGGTGGTTTACATAAAGCCTGACCTGTATATTCTGGTGGATGAGATGTACACCGGGGACTGTCACACCTACCAGCAGTATTTTCATTTTAACAATCATGGTGCGGTGACGTTGACTGCGCCGGGAGAAAAGAAGTTCCCATGCGTGGCCTATCGTGGTAAAATGGCAGAAGCGGATTTTTATTTTGTGTCGGCGCAGGTGAAAGCAGAGCTTAAGCGCGGCCACATTGCAAGACATTACAATGTGGAAGAGGAAAATACGGTGTGTAAGGTGACAAAGCCGGGGGACGGTTTTACCAGCCTTATCACGGTCATCGATGCACATCCGGGACGCCCGCTTTCGATTGAGAAGCTTCCGGTGCGCTCGGCATTAAAGCAGACAGACTATCCGGAGACGATGGCGGAGGCATTAAAGATCACCACAGGCGAAAAGGAATATGTGGTGATCCTCTGCCATCAGGAGGTCAATTCGCCGACCGACCTCGTGGAGGCAGACGGCTGTATGGGCTACGGAAATGTGATTGTCTTTGACAAGGCCGAGGATGTGCTGGTGGGCGACGTTCTGAACTGGTAG
- a CDS encoding YesL family protein encodes MGKMFDMDNPVWRFMGKVTDMFFLTCLWLLFSLPVVTIGASTCALCYCSMTLASNKEGYIREDFVRAFKENFKSATIAWIGMLALGIFFGADLYFYYHLAGGVGTVFFWIFLVLSVIFVFVALYVFPLLAWTDADLKKTLALAFVMSFKNFGWTFLMLTSAALFITAALFVFWPLLFVSAGGIAYVHAKILTFVFSQYEWRDEGKDGSDND; translated from the coding sequence ATGGGAAAAATGTTTGATATGGACAATCCGGTCTGGCGTTTTATGGGAAAGGTGACGGATATGTTTTTTCTGACATGTCTGTGGCTGCTTTTTTCACTGCCGGTCGTAACAATCGGGGCGTCGACGTGCGCACTCTGCTATTGTTCCATGACGTTAGCGTCCAACAAGGAGGGCTACATCCGGGAAGATTTTGTGCGGGCGTTTAAGGAGAATTTTAAATCTGCGACGATCGCCTGGATCGGAATGCTGGCGCTCGGAATCTTTTTCGGAGCGGATTTATATTTTTATTATCACCTCGCAGGCGGCGTCGGAACGGTGTTTTTCTGGATTTTTCTGGTGCTGTCGGTGATTTTTGTCTTCGTTGCCCTGTATGTGTTTCCACTGCTGGCATGGACGGACGCGGATTTAAAGAAGACGCTTGCGCTTGCGTTTGTGATGTCGTTTAAGAACTTCGGCTGGACATTTCTGATGCTGACATCCGCGGCACTGTTTATCACGGCGGCGTTGTTTGTGTTCTGGCCGCTGCTTTTTGTGTCGGCCGGCGGAATCGCATATGTACACGCGAAGATCCTGACGTTTGTTTTTTCACAGTATGAATGGAGAGATGAGGGGAAAGATGGCAGTGATAACGATTAA
- a CDS encoding DUF7402 domain-containing protein, translating into MAVITIKIQNKDGMTLSVARGEDEAALVYTKEYEEGDEIIFEISPKNAFYELMADDALGAATVYVTGDVHYRIPFGERKISYSPKTFSGNRHLITAKLADMTCFGSCRNLAKNVMDQHGETNCYPHASANVETRGEAVFAARNAIDGVTVNDAHGEWPYESWGINRREDANMRLEFGRKVVVSRIRLYTRADFPHDNWWKQVTIRFSDGSEVVAELEKSEKPHEIVFEERVITELTLEKLKKADDPSPFPALTQIEVYGREAEKL; encoded by the coding sequence ATGGCAGTGATAACGATTAAGATACAGAATAAGGACGGCATGACCCTAAGTGTTGCCAGAGGAGAGGATGAGGCGGCACTGGTCTACACGAAAGAATACGAGGAGGGGGATGAGATTATCTTTGAGATCTCCCCGAAAAATGCCTTCTACGAACTGATGGCGGACGATGCGCTCGGGGCGGCAACCGTCTATGTGACCGGGGACGTCCACTACAGGATTCCGTTCGGGGAGAGAAAGATTTCCTACTCGCCCAAGACATTTTCCGGGAACCGGCATTTAATCACCGCAAAGCTTGCGGATATGACATGCTTCGGCTCCTGCAGGAATCTTGCAAAAAATGTGATGGACCAGCATGGGGAGACCAACTGTTATCCGCATGCATCGGCGAATGTGGAGACGCGCGGGGAGGCGGTGTTCGCCGCCAGAAACGCGATCGACGGCGTCACGGTGAATGATGCGCACGGAGAATGGCCGTATGAATCGTGGGGAATCAACCGACGCGAGGATGCGAATATGAGGCTGGAATTCGGCAGAAAGGTGGTGGTCAGCCGCATCCGTCTGTACACAAGGGCGGATTTCCCGCACGATAACTGGTGGAAGCAGGTGACGATCCGGTTCTCGGATGGAAGCGAGGTCGTGGCAGAGCTGGAAAAAAGCGAAAAGCCGCACGAGATCGTATTCGAGGAGCGGGTTATCACAGAACTGACCTTGGAAAAGCTGAAAAAAGCGGACGACCCGTCGCCGTTCCCTGCGCTGACGCAGATTGAAGTATACGGAAGAGAAGCGGAGAAGTTATAA
- a CDS encoding type II toxin-antitoxin system Phd/YefM family antitoxin — protein MSAINITNARKELYSLVEDVNRYSEPALIVSKKGNAVLVSENDWNAIQETIYLNAIPGMVESIRSGMDTRLEDCVPEEDVEW, from the coding sequence ATGTCGGCAATCAATATAACAAATGCAAGAAAGGAACTCTACAGTCTGGTAGAAGACGTTAATCGCTACAGCGAACCGGCTTTAATTGTAAGCAAAAAAGGAAATGCGGTTCTTGTTTCCGAGAATGATTGGAATGCAATTCAGGAAACGATATATTTGAACGCAATTCCAGGTATGGTTGAATCCATAAGAAGCGGGATGGATACGCGGTTAGAAGATTGTGTGCCAGAGGAAGATGTAGAATGGTAG
- a CDS encoding Txe/YoeB family addiction module toxin, whose protein sequence is MYRIVYDKQAVKDIKNLKSARLDDKAKKLIEVIRETPFQNPPPYEALVGNLQGVYSRRINIQHRLVYQVYSEPVEWKGMRYDGTVKIIRMWTHYDGVC, encoded by the coding sequence ATGTACAGAATTGTATATGATAAGCAGGCAGTAAAAGATATTAAGAATTTGAAGAGTGCCAGACTTGATGATAAGGCGAAAAAGCTGATAGAGGTCATCCGGGAAACCCCTTTTCAAAATCCACCACCCTATGAAGCGCTGGTTGGAAATTTGCAGGGAGTTTATTCGCGAAGAATCAATATTCAGCACAGGCTGGTTTATCAGGTGTATAGTGAGCCAGTGGAATGGAAAGGGATGAGGTATGATGGAACCGTGAAAATAATTAGAATGTGGACACATTATGATGGAGTCTGCTAA
- the pyrE gene encoding orotate phosphoribosyltransferase, with the protein MEQYKQEFIEFMVESDVLKFGEFTLKSGRKSPFFMNAGAYVTGSQLMRLGEYYARAIHETYGDDFDVLFGPAYKGIPISVVTAVAFHNLYGKEVRYCSDRKEEKDHGADKGSFLGSKLKDGDRVVMIEDVTTSGKSMEETVPKVRGAADVTIVGLMVSLNRMEKGLGGEKSALEEIREKYGFETNAIVTMEEVVEHLYNRTCQGRVVIDDTIKAAIDDYYKQYGCN; encoded by the coding sequence ATGGAGCAGTACAAGCAGGAGTTTATTGAATTTATGGTGGAGAGCGATGTGCTCAAGTTCGGGGAGTTTACCTTAAAAAGCGGCAGGAAATCCCCGTTTTTTATGAATGCGGGGGCTTATGTGACCGGATCCCAGCTGATGCGTCTGGGCGAGTATTATGCCAGAGCGATTCATGAGACCTATGGGGATGATTTTGATGTGCTGTTTGGACCGGCATACAAGGGAATTCCGATCAGCGTTGTGACTGCGGTGGCGTTTCACAATCTGTATGGCAAGGAGGTGCGCTACTGCTCTGACCGCAAGGAGGAGAAGGATCACGGGGCAGATAAGGGAAGCTTCCTCGGCAGTAAGTTAAAAGACGGTGACCGTGTGGTCATGATTGAGGACGTCACGACTTCAGGCAAATCCATGGAGGAGACGGTTCCGAAGGTGAGAGGAGCGGCAGATGTCACGATCGTGGGGCTGATGGTATCCTTAAACCGCATGGAAAAGGGGCTTGGCGGCGAGAAGAGCGCATTGGAGGAGATCCGCGAAAAGTATGGATTTGAGACGAATGCGATCGTTACCATGGAAGAGGTGGTAGAGCATCTGTACAACCGCACATGCCAGGGACGTGTTGTGATTGACGATACCATCAAGGCTGCCATTGACGACTACTATAAGCAGTATGGCTGCAACTAG
- a CDS encoding VanZ family protein, whose protein sequence is MAATRRKHRLAAGILFLIYFVVLFYFLFFSEKMGRTYSERAYHYNLVPLKEIARFVKYWRVLGMKAVLLNILGNVAAFLPFGFFLPVFSGRCKKFWRTAFYSFELSLLVELLQLVFRVGSFDVDDLLLNTLGGMAGYGLYRLFVRYYHQRNQRGKESGETT, encoded by the coding sequence ATGGCTGCAACTAGAAGAAAACATCGTCTTGCAGCAGGAATTTTATTTCTGATTTATTTTGTGGTGCTGTTTTATTTTCTGTTCTTTTCGGAGAAGATGGGGCGCACCTACAGCGAGCGGGCATATCATTACAATCTGGTTCCGTTAAAGGAGATCGCGCGTTTTGTAAAATACTGGAGAGTCCTCGGCATGAAAGCCGTACTGCTCAATATTTTGGGAAATGTGGCGGCGTTTCTGCCGTTTGGATTTTTTCTGCCCGTTTTTTCAGGCAGGTGTAAAAAATTCTGGCGGACGGCATTTTACAGTTTTGAACTGAGTCTTCTGGTAGAACTGCTGCAGCTTGTCTTTCGAGTCGGAAGCTTTGATGTGGACGATCTCCTGTTAAATACGCTGGGCGGTATGGCGGGTTACGGCCTATATCGCCTGTTTGTGCGTTATTATCATCAGAGAAATCAGAGAGGAAAAGAAAGTGGCGAGACGACATAG
- a CDS encoding DUF6142 family protein — protein sequence MARRHRNGYRFTEKTHSKRGVAALFLSIISIGILVAAVVSSFDSRGNGSMYLGSAGVTSMLIGICALVLAVKSLGEENSFKLFPYLSTLCSLLITGIWVALYVIGFLA from the coding sequence GTGGCGAGACGACATAGAAACGGATACAGATTTACAGAGAAGACACACTCAAAGAGGGGTGTGGCAGCACTTTTTTTGTCGATTATTTCCATCGGGATACTGGTTGCGGCGGTGGTCAGTTCTTTTGACAGCCGCGGCAACGGGAGCATGTATCTGGGAAGTGCGGGAGTGACATCGATGCTGATCGGCATCTGTGCGCTCGTTCTGGCGGTGAAGAGCCTTGGGGAGGAGAACTCTTTTAAGCTGTTCCCGTATCTTTCGACGCTCTGCTCGCTTCTGATTACCGGAATCTGGGTGGCGCTGTACGTGATCGGCTTTTTGGCATAG